The stretch of DNA TGTTCTTTAAAATGAGCTTAAGCGGGTTCAGTTAGTGGTTTCACGGCAAAGCAAAACTTTAACAAGTAGTTCAAGAGGCCGGCAACAAGAGTGTATCCAtaccttcctccctgctgtcagcACAAGGGCCTCCGCgtatgtgaatgtgagcgtCATCCGCAACAAGGAGTGCTCTGATTCGCTGAGGAGATTCGGCGTCCCATTATTCccccctctgattggctgtagAGTTAAAGAGGGCGTGGCCAACGCGCTAACACGTGTGCGCCGTGCAGTCAGAAGCGGTTTCATCGTGATGTCTGCTGGGACGGGACAGCGGCAGCGACAAGTAGCCACCTGGATGCACCCAGCAGCTGCTAGACATCTGTTTCTGATTATGGCTGCTAGATTGAGGATGTTCAACCGACCACTTGTCAGAGCCGGTAAATGTCATAATtggccattttgttttttgttttttttcccagtctCCTCAACCAGTTGGCTATAACTGAACTGGATGTGAATTGTCTTGTCAGCTATCCACATGAAAGCCACAGTGCTTTATGGAACTGTACCCCCCACACGTATCTTAATGCACCTGTACAAGGCTCCAGACAGGGATGATTGGTTTGGTTTAGGGGCCGCTAGGTGGCAGGCATAGGCCACTAGGGATGTTGGGCAAATTTAACGCCTGATTTTGTTGGATGGTTTGAGATTTAGATGCTTCCCAGGCTCATACTCAAGGGCCACCAATCTGTTTTTCTCATAGAATTTCAATGGatttcaaaaatgtgtgaatttgttAATGCTCTTTGCATATTTAGAAGTGCTCCACTGAGACATCCATGGAAAATTAAGACAAAATTGTGTAAACGCAGAACAAAAAGGGAATAAACCTCAGGTGAGTTAATAAAAGAGAGATATTTGAAGTAAGGCATTGGTAAAATACACTAAAGGCAGTAGTACCTCAAACTTCAAATCTCAGTCAAGTGGTTAAAACAAAATCTTATCATGAATAAGCCACATTGACATTTGTCCAATGCCCTTCCTCAGCCTCCCCTCTGCAGCGTGTTGGCATTTCACCCCTCCGCTGTGCCAATATGTCCTCCCCCTCACTtaccatctccctctctctgtctctctgtctgaagCCAATCTGATTTGCCCCTGGGCTTCTGTCGGCAGAAAGAGGTGATAAACACCGCAACCATGACAACCGGCGAGCCAGACACACGCCTGAGTTCCTGTATCCTAATGGCTTTACTTGGCATCCTCTCCTGCTTTAATTCATCAAGTCCAGCGTTCACCTGAGCTGATATTTAGACACTGGGGACGGAAGGAGGCGGCGTGGTTCCACTACAGTTTGAGCCGTCTGATCCACTTCTTTTAAGATAAACCGGTGGTAGGTCTCTCAAGCATGTGAGACGAAACAGTGTAAACACCAAAACCTCCACATTTCTTAAAATAGAGCTATTAGTCACTGAATAAATATTTCCTCAGTCTGATTCAAATTAGTAGAAATGTTAGCATATTGATTCCTCTGACTTTCTCTGAAGCAGtcagacagaaagtgaaagtaCTTAGCGCCATTCCCACAAACATAATCTATTGATCACTAATGAAGCCCTTGTGAAAACACTATGAATGGTGTTTTCAGGGAAAAGTTCATGCACCAGGCTCACTGTAGTAGAGCTATTGCTCCGCTGAAACTGCCAGGCTGTGGTAATGGTGTGGATAAGCAGCCTATTAGGATTGTGTGAAAGCGCCTTTACATGCCCCCGCCACATGAAAACTTTCAGGGCAAAATGGCAGGCCTGTGTTAGAGATCGATTGGACAGGCCATTGCAAACCATGAACCTTCCCTTTAAAGCCAACACATATGGCCTTTTCATGGTAAGGTATATTGTATTAGCGTGGCTACAACGTGAGCCGGCCACATTTTTCCCACTTTTGTGCCCCCTCTCTATGACTGAGCCCAAATTGAAGTTCAGATCGGGCACCTCGGGCCTCCCcagaaaaatgtgtctgtgtgaaaacGCAATGTAGAATGCAGCCAGCTGAATCATTGTAGGTATTATGAATTTGTCCCCCTGTCAGCTTCCTGTAGAGTCACAGAGAGGCGGCAGCAACGAGTCTTTACCTTAAGATTCCAAGGGGCAAGGTTCCCACAGCAACTGATCTCAATCCTAATTAAAACAGGAGATTTGATTAATTAGCtcaaccgtgtgtgtgtgtgtgtgtgtgtgtgtgtgtgtgtgtgtgtgtgtgtgtgtgtgtgtgtgtgtgtgtgtgtgtgtgtgtgtgtgtgtgtgtgtgtgtgtgtgtgtgtgtgtgtgtgtgtgtgtgtgtgtgtgtgtgtgtgtgtgtgtgtgtgtgtgtgtgtgttgcacggCTCTCTGTATGTGGCGTGTGTGGGAGTCGGCATGTTCTTGTGAGTCACGGTCTATCTTGTGTGTGGTTATGCTAAATGAGGAGGGGGTGTTATATGCCTATATGCgtgcgtgtttatgtgtgtgctaGTGAGCCTGTGGGTAATCCTGTGAATCACTAGCGTGTCTCCAGcatgtgtgtccgtgtgtgtgtttcatgtctcCCGGGAGGCTTGTCCTTGCCTGCAGTACCTCTGTGTGAATCAGAGGCGAGTCCTCTGGAGTTGCCCTCTGCTTTAATCTGGAGCTAATGACAGAACCACCTGCCCTCCTGGCcattcacccccccaccccacccaatATCTATCCCCTCTATCTGTTGGCTGCTCTACCCCCTTCTTCTCCTTTCACCACACATCTCAGCCAGCCCTTGCAAACCCCCAAACTCCCACTGCTCATTGCCTCCCTTCTGCTCTCTCCCACAGCAGACctgttattttccttttcctccttccctccctctcttccctgcTCTCTTGCACTTACTTTCTGCTCTTTCCCACAGAGTACAGGGTGCCCTTGCCTGCCACTCTGATTGCCTCATCCTGCTCTGTAACTAGAGACTAGGGGTAGTGCGGGCCCTGAAGAAACCAAGACACGTGTTAAGGGACAGCGCAACAGTATGTGAACAACATGTAGCTTTGAGGAGGTTTTCTGACCCGTGGATTGGCAGGGGAGAGGGATAAACCACGTACTCACTcttgtcagtgtgtctgcttGTCCTCGAGtcttgtatatttgtgtgtgtgtgtgtgtgtgtgtgcgcgtgcgcatTCACGCATGTAAGCCAGTCCCAGTGGACATCCTGTGAATAAAAGCATAATTGTAGAGAGTGACAAAAATGAGCTGACCGCCTCCTGCGGTGTGTCCACAGTGTGGAAGACGAGAAGGAGCgagcagggagaggaagacaaaaaggaTGGAACCAAAGAAAGAATGGCGTGTAAACCAGTCTGAATTGACAAGAGCCCACAGGGGAATCAAAGTGAGGAAATAAAGGAGgcaagaaagggagagagaggggaacgagggaagagagaaaggggatTGGAATAGAGGGAATCTTAGTATGATCTGACAGAAATAATTCAGATGGGAGAAAGGAAAGGGCTTTGGAGAAagcggaggaggaagaaaggagaagTGGCTGAAGTGAAACTGCATGAATCCCCATCCATTTCAGCACTGGACAGCTCTACAGACAGCACTAGGCCAGTATAAATAGATCCCCTACTTTAGAGGCCCCATCAACGCTCCAAAAAAGTGCTTTATGTGCTCAGAGCGGCTCGTGCCCCCAGAGAACAGACACGCAGGTATCTGATGGTGCCTGATAACCATCTTCTCTCAGTTCCTCTCcgtttgttttcttaatttagGGAGCCTCCACGGTTCAACGACAACTCTACGGTGAGGAAAGCGGGTGTTTTTCTCCCAGATTCTCCGTCACGGGGCATTGTTACACTCTGAGGTAGACGATATAGCCTCAGGTCTGGGATCACATTACCCGGGCTGTGCCACAGAGCTGGCATCACCAATCGCAGAGCTGGAAATAACAGCTCGGTGCTAAAACCTTATTTAGACCGTCTATGAACGCTTCAACCCTTCTTGTTAGAGGCGActtaagtgtgtgcatgtgtctgtaaGCAATCCCCACAAATgcatatatgcatgtgtgcagtgcATACATGGCCTGCATCTGCCAGCTTGTTTCCATTGCAAGTGAGCGTTAAGTAGCCTTGTGGGGAATCTGTAATACAGCCTAATGCACCTGAGAGCCCTGAAATCTATAACCATCATCTACATCTTCCTGATATTACTGGAACCGTCTCTGTTACTGTTTCTGATAGGAATCTCCAGGGAGCGCTCTCCCCTCCACCACTGTAGGGAGGTATGgcgagagagagtgtgtgtgtgtgtgtgcgtgtgggtgtgtgtgtgcgcgtgggtgtgtgcgtgcgcgcgtgtgAGGGATGCACCTCTCCATTTCCTCAAGGTGATTCACCTTAATGCACGCTGAAATCAATGTGAAATTGAACTGAAAATTGAACTTTCAGCGCAGTAATATGGAAGACATGTTGTTATTAAATCTTTTCCTATAGCCACGCTGATATTTCAAAGCTGTTGCATGCTTGTTTTCAACACCGGCACCGTGGTGTCCTTGATGGAGACCGTGCCACTGGTCCAGCCGAGACCCCGAGCTTCACAAGGGGGCCTACCTGCCACTTAGAGGCAGTATTGATGGAGCAACAGCCACCTACAGGCAGCGATTAGCCGGGGTAGGAGGCTAAATTCAGTGTTGGTGGGGGGGCCCTCATTGCTCTCCATCTCCGCGGCATCTGTTGCGCCCACCACCTCCATTTGTCAGGACAGGTGTTTTGGTGTAGGCCGGCGCAGACGTCCAGGCCCCCCTgtaatgcccccccccccaaccctcccATAACAGCCACCACAGTTTTCCCGACTGATGCTGCGTGCGTGCCGGCGTGCGCGCGCGCGTGGGCATGTGCGCGACGGCGCCAGCTGGCACGAGTCGCCATGGTAACACACACCGGTTTCACGAAATCCGTCGGTGCTTAAGGGCAAGAGGAGAGATGAATAAACTAATGAGATTATAAATTATTGTCGGTATAGCTGAACAGTCGGGGTATTTTTACCAGACTGCACACGCGGGCAACGTGAGGAGAAAGTTTATGGGACCCATTGTCTGTGGCTCTGTTGTGTCTTCTGTAATCTGTTTATGATGAGGAGCTCAAGTGGCTCCTCCGGTGAGGAAGAACCCACCCCTGCGCGCTTCATGCCTCATATACAAACTAGCAGTTGCGCGCCACCTTAGTGCGTGATTAATTCCGGCACCTCTGTTTCCCCCGTTTTCCCCCTCTATGAATTACCCAGTTGTGTTTGGGATGAAGAGAGGATTCTCCGTCGCCACGCAGGCTACAACTCCGCGCATTGCGCGCCCGTCCAGCGGTCCAGTGCCGCAGCTCCCACGGGCTGCACTGTGGAGAAGCGGACCTGCATCCTAAAGCCAATCgtttttttcttccccctctctctctctctctctcacactctctctcccggTTTTTATCCTCCACCTCATTGCAGTCTTATCACGTCCCCCCCTCTTGctctgcctcccccctccaccaccaccacctctctctctccctccctccctccccatccgCCTCAGCCgctacaggagaggagagagagggagaagagtgCGGCTGAATGTGAACGACATGTCGACAGTCAGCCTCTAAAGTGTTTCCTCGGTCGTTCCCTAATTCTTTGGCGGCGGACTGAGTGAGTATTACCCGCATCCCTGCTCTGCTAAGCGTCGCTGTGTGGATCAGAGAGGCTGGTGGGGAGAGACAGACAATGGGGAATGCAATTGGATTGCGTTACTCTGCCAAGGATTTTCATACATAGCCTGGTAAATGTCTTAATAGGTTCTGTTAATGACTAGGCTGTTTAATTGGTCATGCTTTAATTCTACTAACTATTGTAATTTATGTGCTGTAATGTTGGGGGCTAATTGATTTTCTTGGAGGGCTGTGGGCTATTCAGGCTGATGGCTCCATACATTTGatcagagatgctgctgctcgCCTGATAGTGCGGGTTCTGTGCTGGGAGCAGGGGCCCATGTAAAGCCAGTTTGAGGCTTATCGTGGCTCAGTGTGCTCTGGCGGACGGAGAGGACGGAGAGGTAGACACTGGAATTATGTGACATGAATAATATGGTGAGGAATAAGCAGTGACCGTCATCTGTGGTTCGCTTGCGTCAGTGTGCAGgtctggaggagagagagagagagaaagagagggagagagagagagacagagagagagaaaagtcagagtcagagagactcaagaaagacagggagggaaGCCACACCTGTGTCAGGCCTGCTCATGCTTAGATGGACATGGAGACAGAccgatagacagacagacagttttaaATTCTGCTGTGCTGTTACCAGCCAACACTTAAGTCCCTTCCTTTCTTGTTACCATAATGATGCAGAGCTATGCTGACTGCTGACTAGTCCACTCGGCTGATTGGCGAAAGAGGCTCGAGTGTTGACTGTGTTTCTTCTTATTAAGGAGAGATGGCCGTCCACCAAAGCAGAATCTAACAGGAGGGATCCCAGTGGTCTATCTGGACTCGGTATTGATCTCCTCTGTACAGGGGGCTTCAGGCCCAGCAATAAACAATGCATTTTCTTTGACGAAAGCAAAGACCTACTGGGACCGTGAATGGgttgtattttgtattgtattcCGATTTGTCAAACACTATCGAGCACGTTGGCCTAGATTGCATTTCTGGCGTGAAGCATACATGCGCCAAACACTTTGATAAATGGGGGAattttcttcatcttccaggggaaaatgtgtgtgtgtgtgtgtgtgtgtgtttttttgttcactTCTTCTGGCTGCCATGTTTTTATCGTAGGATTTTCATCCAGGAAGTATTGCAGCATTACACATGGTTTGTTATGAAAGCACACACTCATCTACACGTGTCTCGCTACCTGTTTCTGTACTTGGCAGGCTCTGAAAGTGCACTTTTTGGATATGGGTTGACCTTTCTCACATTGTtttcgacacacacacatgtaacttGGCTCCAGTGCTGCTTCTCCGGGAGGCAGGCGTACATTGTGTGCAGAGCGAGAGGAGGGCTTTGATGTAATCAATATCAGATTTCAGCTGTTTCACTGTGAGCTCTCATCCTGAGTGGCAGCCTTGACTGACTTCTTACTGCTTATGCAAtcccactccctctctcccacctcacCCGTTTCCTCTTCCTTTGTACCCACTCTCTGCCCATTACTCTTCCTttatctgtctgcctctcctttACTCCATTCCTCCACCTTgttccctttttcctcctcctcctcctcctcttctcattTCCACCTCTCCCTTCATCTTTTTCCCCCGTCATAATCATCTCTGTGATTGCTCTTCCTCTCCCGGGCGGTGATGTTTTCACTGCTGCCTCCTTGTCTAACTCGCTGATGCTAGATTATTGCTGTATGATTACAGCGACCATACCATGATGATCATTATTGCATTTCGCGTGGCAGTGTTCAACACTGTATGAGCAGATCGAGATGCTTTATCCAATTTAGATCTCATTAAGACTTGAGAGGAAATATCCCCATGCAAGGCTCACATctcagctgtttttcttcttcttcttttttttttttacatttctttttttctgttttttgttttgtttccaggaCTGCTGCATATCTGTTCTCATTCCGTTGTTATTGCAGTGCcattctcatcatcatcatcaccaccaccatcactatCACCATCAGTTCATGCTCCTGCCCGTCATTGCACTGCCTTCACATCAGCCCTTTTGAAAATTTTGAAGAGTTTTGATTCGCAGCGATGCTTTCACTCCACTGTCATTATCACAATAATGACTATGACAGGACTCGATGGCTGTTGATAACCTAACGTATTCTGCTGATTGATAATATGGGGTATCTTCTGCCTCATCCTTCTGTTCTCTGATTGCCATTCATCTTATTAAATGGAGCAGTTCATTAGACAGAAGCATTATGAATCTGATTTGCATCCACCCTTATTCATATTGCATacattaaaacaacacatgCGTGACATTTCAGCTTCACCGGGCATTTGAGAGCACAGATGAATATATTCATCACAAGTATCGTCCCCCCCTTCACCCCCTCACTTGTCCAAAAAGCCACtctgaaaatgataaaatgtgatTCACAGGTGAACTGGCCCACGTGTCTCCCTTTGTTTTGCGTTTTCAATGTCAgtatttgaatttttaattcAAAGCCAACGTTTGTAGCAGCTGAGAGATTGTTCAGcttgatgtttttaaatcaatatttcctGCTTGGGTGAACCTTGTAAATCAAAATCCTTGTTTCCCTTTGCTTAGTGCATCTTACATGTTTACCATGGTTCTGCTCATATCATTGCATACTGTGGCCTCAAGTTGGCCTTAATGTAATTCTTTCCCCATGGCACTCCTGTCCATGTgatttaacttttattttctgactgCTTTAGTATGCCTGTGATGTATCATCAATCTGATTCATCCTGAACTGACTTTTGCCGTTGTCTCTCTGGCTGTTTgcactcctgtgtgtgtgtgtgtgtgtgtgtgcgtgtgtgtgcgtgtgtgtgattgtatgCATACATCTGCCGTGCCTTGCCGTGTAGTGCGGTGAGGGGCCGATGCCGGGCTGTAGCCCCAGGCTGCTGAGCTGAGAGGGAGAAGCAGGAGGATGCAGTGGGTCGCTCTGGCAGTGGTcctggggtgtgtgtgtctgtgtcgggcgtcacacacccccacccctacccccacctccacacacacccctctaGTCGACAACTccgaggaggaggtggatgagCCGTGCTTCGAGCCGTGCACGTGCGAGGTCAAAGAGGGCGTGCTGCACGTGCACTGCGATGGGCGGAGCTTCACTAATGTCAGCCAGGTAACATCCCTGTTCATTTATCTGGCAGGAACTGCACAGCACTTTATTGCGCTGTCATTTATCTCATTAACATACCGTATCTCCAAGTCTAATATCCTGTCTCTAATGTGGCATATGGGTATTTCAAACTGCTCAATTCATGTAATTAATAAGATAACTAATAAGACCTCTAATTAATCATTTAGGTGTCACAGTCGTGGGTACGCCCTTTCAAACTCAACCTCCAGAGGAACTCTCTGAGGCGTCTCTATAGCAACGGGTTTCAGCACCTAGGCAACGCAGTGTCGATAAACCTTGGTAACAATGCACTCCAGGACATCCGAGTGGGAGCTTTCAACGGGTTGGCTAAACTGAGACGACTGTACCTCCACGAGAACAAGCTGGAGGTCTTCAGAAATGACACCTTTGCCGGCTTAGAGGCTCTGGAATACCTCCAGGTAGGCTTGAGAATATAATCCGTGATTGATGGGATTATTGACAAATTCGGCCAAGATTACCATGGACAGTTCTGATATAAGTAGTCAACTGCTAGCAGCTGTCTTGAGTTGCATTTTCAAACGGAGGGTGCCTCAGCTCTCCTGCTGCATTCAGTCTATTTTTCAATTGCTGCAATTAGATGTTcgtcacattttctctttttacctGCAGGCCGATTACAACGTGATCAAAAGAATCGACAGCGGTGCTCTGAGGTTCCTCTACAAGCTCCGGGTTCTCATCCTCAACGACAACCTGATCCCTGTCTTGCCTGCTCATCTGTTCAGGTTAGATTCAGATTACTTACTGTAAAGCTTTTGAATTTTGCAGGGACTGATCTGTAGAAATATCAGTCCAGTTGAattgtttaattaatgtttttgtggcaTAGTATTTCATATAATGAAAGACAGATTAATCATCGGATAAAAAGCAGATTTCTCAGCAATCGAATGTGTGaacctttattttcatttactaTCACGTTGTCCTTTCATCTAACCTAGCTAACTATCCCCCTCCTACTCCTGCTCCAGATCTGTGTCTCTGACTCATCTGGACCTGCGGGGAAACCGTCTGAAGAGCCTAGCATATGCTGGGACCCTGGAGTACGTTGGTCGCTCCCTGATGGAGCTACAGCTGGAGGAGAATCCCTGGAATTGTGGCTGCGAGGCAGTGCAGCTACAGCAGTGGTTGGGTCAGATCCCCTACACGGCTGTAGTCGGGGAAGTTACCTGTGAATATCCCTTCCACCTTCACGGCAAGGACCTGAGGGAAATCCCACGCAAGGAGCTGTGTGCCGACCTCCCGGATAAAGAACTACAAGGAGAAGGGGGTGGTCCATCGGCAGGATCACAGCCCCAACATTTGCCCCCAAACTCTAAACCCAACTCCCACCCAGGGAGAGTCAGGCCGACTAAACCCTCCTCCATGGTCCACGGCTCCCGCCAGAACACTCATACTTCCTCCACTTCgtcgtcctcttcctcagctgagCGTAAAGACAGGGAGAGGCATCCGAGGCCGACAAAAAGGCCTCGACCCTCCAGAATATCTCCCACACCTCGCAGTCTGATGCCCAACCAGAATCCCCCCGTGGCTGGCTACCAAACACGACCCCCCATCCCCATAATTTGTCCGCTGGGCTGCACTTGCAACCTGCACATCACAGACCTGGGACTGACCGTCAACTGCAAGGAGAACGGCTTCCTCAACGTGTCCCAGCTCACACCGCGGCCTCTCAACGGACGCAAGCTGTACCTGAGTGGAAATTTAATCCAGAGGATCTACCGCACAGACTTCTGGAATTTCTCCAGCCTTGACCTGCTTCACCTGGGGAACAACCGCATCTCCTACCTCCAGGAGGGGGCCTTTTCCAGCCTGACGAGCCTGAGGAGCCTCTACCTGAACGGGAACAACCTACAGAAGCTAAGCCCCCACATGTTCCTGGGACTGCAAAATCTAGGGTAggatttttgtatttttattcactTCCAGCATTTTAAGCACTTTGCCTTCGCTGCACTTAAAACAAATTCATAAACTGAAACCACCTGTCAACTTAGGTATTTAGACATTTGTTTATAAGTATGTGGAAATTAATTTCACTCTAGTACTGGCATAGCGCAGAGCAGAACATTTTGATTACCATTATGCCAGAGTTTGCTTGAAATGAAAGGTGCCCATTCTCTTCCAGGAGTGTCATTTGTTAGTCACGCTGCCTGATGGCATGCTTCAGTTGAGGTGTGAGCCATGGTATGAGTGACAACgtgaaaattaatgtttttttgtatttgcataCAGAGGTGTTGATAAGGCGTCGAGTCGTCTGGATGATGCCAGGAATTAGCTTTTTggaaaaaggcttttaaaaacGAGTCATCAGAATGATGCACATGCATCATTGTCAGATTAGGTTTACAAAGATAATTACTCTTCAAATAATGTATACAGCAAAGATCTAGAGTAGAGTCAGTAATTGTATTTAGTCAGTGAGCTAAACATTGTGATGTTTGATCAAGACACCAGGTCAGCCTTTATCCTCTGCTGTAAAGAATGAGAAGGTTTGTGCCACTAAATTGTATTCAGGACAACATTTAGCCTTTAGTTTTCAGCTCCGCCGTCTCTATATTTGAAGATAAGGTTCGGAAAATCTACAGGCCCATTAATTTGactattaatcaataataaagatCCCCTGAGGACATTCAAAAAGTGTTTCCCTTAACCTCTCGTTAGCCTGTGTTAGGGACTCCAGGGTGAGTAAGTGGTAGATTTAAGCCAGATGTGTTGCAGCAAAGCATACTGGATGACCAGCATGCAAGAAAGAGTCTCCAGCCATATTTATTTCTTCCCGCACActcatttttattattgagaaaaaaaaaaaaaagtttaaaaaagagTCTTGAATTTGACATGATGTAACTAGTCATCAGTGCAAAATTACACATTATGATCTGATATGGATCAGCTAATAAGCTGCGAACAGCGAAAGGGCAGATTAAGTCAAATTTCTGTTATGACTCCTGTacataaatattcattattgtAATTACCATGCTGGGTTGCAGGAGAGATAAATTACCTACAGAATacttctaaataaataaatttaaaccTCACACTGTGCTTTAATTAAGAATTACTTATTTATACATAGTTAAGACAAAGGCAGGCAAACAGATGGTCTGCTTTTTGTAATGTTATTAAATGAATGTGACTTTACTGTCATGTATACGGACTGTGACACTGTCCCCTCCTCTCTAGGTACCTTTATTTTGAGTACAACGAGATCCGTGAGGTGGATCCTGGGACCTTCAATTCCATGCCGTCCCTTCAGCTGTTGTTCCTCAACGCCAACCTGCTGCGGAGCCTCCCTCTTGGTGTGTTTTCTGGAGTTAATCTGGCTCGCCTCAATCTGAGAAACAACCACCTTCTGCAGCTCCCTATGATTGGCGTGCTGGAACACCTCACCGGACTGGTACAGGTTGGTGGAAACCTATTCGCAGAATGACTGAGGGGGTTTCAGTGCAGATGGATGCTTGAAAAAATGATTCTGATTTGCT from Pempheris klunzingeri isolate RE-2024b chromosome 13, fPemKlu1.hap1, whole genome shotgun sequence encodes:
- the LOC139212088 gene encoding SLIT and NTRK-like protein 3, producing the protein MQWVALAVVLGCVCLCRASHTPTPTPTSTHTPLVDNSEEEVDEPCFEPCTCEVKEGVLHVHCDGRSFTNVSQVSQSWVRPFKLNLQRNSLRRLYSNGFQHLGNAVSINLGNNALQDIRVGAFNGLAKLRRLYLHENKLEVFRNDTFAGLEALEYLQADYNVIKRIDSGALRFLYKLRVLILNDNLIPVLPAHLFRSVSLTHLDLRGNRLKSLAYAGTLEYVGRSLMELQLEENPWNCGCEAVQLQQWLGQIPYTAVVGEVTCEYPFHLHGKDLREIPRKELCADLPDKELQGEGGGPSAGSQPQHLPPNSKPNSHPGRVRPTKPSSMVHGSRQNTHTSSTSSSSSSAERKDRERHPRPTKRPRPSRISPTPRSLMPNQNPPVAGYQTRPPIPIICPLGCTCNLHITDLGLTVNCKENGFLNVSQLTPRPLNGRKLYLSGNLIQRIYRTDFWNFSSLDLLHLGNNRISYLQEGAFSSLTSLRSLYLNGNNLQKLSPHMFLGLQNLGYLYFEYNEIREVDPGTFNSMPSLQLLFLNANLLRSLPLGVFSGVNLARLNLRNNHLLQLPMIGVLEHLTGLVQVDLQQNPWECNCEAAPLKRWLEGLSAVVVVGEVVCHSPEKTKGVDLRSLSMELLCPELEPQEDQEHKEQTATSTAADRGVSVGYPGSGLGSLIPPGKDSIPLSVLVLSLLVLFVSAFFAAAALIAYALRRRDKLPFRRQGEVDLAGIQMECGIFTEQTHHHHHHHHHGLPETPPLPPPEHNHVYDTILPPEAASKGPNPAAASHMCSSSIYKEEQDAAVKQRPQQQQQQTFAASKESEGGYCSAAEKEREWTLEVSSSPINTVTGAMGPLAGLHGNGILCPTVIDSQGPTPKVELVDCLFRLPAPEFRDLPDMYARPPPRYPHPQDSKQDARPDQTLVVTTGSSTAGGSNSSQSEQGVGEQRARLRTTPDYMEVLDRSYQF